One Prionailurus bengalensis isolate Pbe53 chromosome D3, Fcat_Pben_1.1_paternal_pri, whole genome shotgun sequence genomic region harbors:
- the POLE gene encoding DNA polymerase epsilon catalytic subunit A isoform X2 yields MVLRNSGRRRAEPGADGEASRDDGPSSSVSALKRLERSQWTDKMDLRFGFERLKEPGEKTGWLINMHPTEILDEDKRLVSAVDYYFIQDDGSRFKVALPYKPYFYIATRKGCEREVSSFLSKKFQGKIAKVETVPKEDLDLPNHLVGLKRNYIKLSFNTVEDLVRVRKDISPAVRKSREQGHASDAYTAMLSSVLQGGSVVVDEEEASKKVTDQLDNIVDMREYDVPYHIRLSIDLKIHAAHWYNVRYRGNAFPVEITRRDDLVERPDPVVLAFDIETTKLPLKFPDAETDQIMMISYMIDGQGYLITNREIVSEDVGDFEFTPKPEYEGPFCVFNEPDEVHLIQRWFEHVQEAKPTIMVTYNGDFFDWPFVEARAAVHGLSMYQEIGFQKDSQGEYKASQCIHMDCLRWVKRDSYLPVGSHNLKAAAKAKLGYDPVELDPEDMCRMATEQPQTLATYSVSDAVATYYLYMKYVHPFIFALCTIIPMEPDEVLRKGSGTLCEALLMVQAFHANIVFPNKQEQEFNKLTDDGHVLDAETYVGGHVEALESGVFRSDIPCRFRMNPAAFDFLLQRVEKTMRHAIEEEEKVPMEQVTNFQEVCDQIKTKLTSLKDVPNRIECPLIYHLDVGAMYPNIILTNRLQPSAVVDEATCAACDFNKPGADCQRKMAWQWRGEFMPASRSEYHRIQHQLESEKFPPLTAEGPARAFHELSREEQAKYEKRRLSDYCRKAYKKIHVTRVEERLTTICQRENSFYVDTVRAFRDRRYEFKGLHKVWKKKLSAAVEVGDAAEVKRCKNMEVLYDSLQLAHKCILNSFYGYVMRKGARWYSMEMAGIVCFTGANIITQARELIEQIGRPLELDTDGIWCVLPNSFPENFVIKTTSVKKPKVTISYPGAMLNIMVKEGFTNDQYQELTEPASLTYVTRSENSIFFEVDGPYLAMILPASKEEGKKLKKRYAVFNEDGSLAELKGFEIKRRGELQLIKIFQSSVFEAFLKGSTLEEVYGSVAKVADYWLDVLYSKAANMPDSELFELISENRSMSRKLEDYGEQKSTSISTAKRLAEFLGDQMVKDAGLSCRYIISRKPEGSPVTERAIPLAIFQAEPMVRKHFLRKWLKSSSLQDFDIRTILDWDYYIERLGSAIQKIITIPAALQQVKNPVPRVKHPDWLHKKLLEKNDICKQKKISELFVLEGRRQVGVAQAPEGTQSLGAPDMEDLGLAKPPRSVVPVATRRKRVLWESQGESQDLELTVPWQEILGPPPALGTTQEEWLVWLRFHKKKWQLQARQRLGRKKRRRLEVAEGDPRPGAVRDRPATGLGGFLQRAARSILDLPWQIVQISETSQAGLFRLWAVISSDLYCIRLNIPRQFYVNQRVAKAEEGPSYRKVSRVLPRSNVVYNLYEYSVPEDMYQEHVNEINTELSAPDIEGVYETQVPLLFRALVQLGCVCVVNKQMVRHLSGREAETFALEHLEMRSLAQFSYLEPGSIRHLYLYHHAQGHKALFGLFVPSQRRASVFVLDTVRSNQMPSLSALYTSEHSLLMEKVGPELLPPPKHTFEVRAETDLKTICRAIQRFLLAYKEERRGPTLIAVQSNWELKRLAGEVPVLEDFPLVPVRVADRVSYGVLDWQRLGARRMIRHYLNLDTCLSQAFEMSRYFHIPIGNLPEDISTFGSDLFFARHLQRHNHLLWLSPTARPDLGGKEADDNRLVMEFDDQASVEINCPGCYSTLCVELDIQNLAVNTILQSHHINDMEGADSVGISFDVIQQASLEDMITGNQAAGTPASYDETALCSSTFRILKSMVVGWVKEITQYRNIYADNQVMHFYRWLRSPSSLLHDPALHRTLHNMMKKLFLQLIAEFKRLGSSVVYANFNRIILCTKKRRVADAIAYVEYITNSVHSKEIFHSLTISFSRCWEFLLWMDPSNYGGIKGNVPSSIHCGQQDSRKEGREEEEEEEEEGGEEEEEEEGAQEPDVEDMLENNWNIVQFLPQAASCQSYFLMIVSAYIVAVYHSMKEELRRSVPGSTPLRRRGPSQLSQEAQAVAGALPGVITFSQDYVANELTQNFFTITQKIQKKVTGSRNATELSKMFPVLPGSHLLLNNPALEFIKYVCKVLSLDTNITNQVNKLNRDLLRLVDVGEFSEEAQFRDPCRSYVLPEVICRSCNFCRDLDLCKEPSFSQDGAVLPQWLCSNCLVAYDSSVIEMALVEAMQKKLMAFTLQDLICLKCRGVKETNMPVYCSCAGDFALTIRTKVFMDQIRIFQNIAQHYGMSYLMETLEWLLQKNLQLDH; encoded by the exons ATGGTTCTCAGGAACAGTGGGCGGCGGCGCGCGGAACCGGGCGCGGACGGCGAGGCCAGCCG GGACGATggcccctcttcctctgtctcggCACTTAAGCGCCTGGAGCGCAGTCAGTGGACAGATAAGATGGACTTGCGGTTTGGTTTTGAGAGACTCAAGGAGCCTGGTGAGAAGACGGGCTGGCTCATCAACATGCACCCT ACCGAGATTTTAGATGAAGATAAACGCCTGGTCAGTGCGGTGGATTACTACTTTATTCAAGATGACGGGAGCAGATTTAAG GTGGCCTTGCCCTACAAGCCATATTTCTACATTGCAACCAGAAAG GGTTGTGAGCGAGaagtttcatcttttctctccaaGAAGTTTCAGGGTAAAATTGCTAAAGTAGAGACTGTCCCCAAAGAGGATCTGGACTTG CCAAATCACTTGGTGGGTTTGAAGCGAAATTACATTAAGCTGTCCTTCAACACGGTGGAGGACCTTGTCAGAGTGAGGAAGGACATCTCCCCCGCCGTGAGGAAGAGCCGGGAGCAGGGCCACGCCAGTGATGCCTACACAGCTATGCTGTCCAG TGTTCTGCAAGGGGGCAGTGTGGTTGTTGATGAAGAGGAAGCCTCTAAGAAGGTCACTGACCAGTTGGACAACATCGTGGACATGCGAGAGTATGATGTGCCCTATCACATCCGCCTCTCCATTGACCTGAAGATCCATGCG GCTCACTGGTACAACGTCAGGTACCGAGGAAATGCCTTCCCTGTGGAAATCACCCGCCGAGATGACCTTGTTGAACGACCC GACCCTGTGGTTTTGGCATTTGACATCGAGACAACCAAACTGCCCCTCAAGTTTCCAGACGCTGAGACTGACCAGATTATGATGATTTCCTATATGATTGACGGTCAG GGCTACCTCATCACCAACAGGGAGATAGTGTCAGAGGACGTTGGAGATTTCGAGTTCACCCCCAAGCCAGAGTATGAGGGACCCTTCTGTGTCTTCAATGAACCCGACGAG GTTCATCTAATCCAGAGGTGGTTTGAACACGTCCAAGAGGCCAAACCCACCATCATGGTCACCTACAATGGGGACTTTTTTGACTG GCCGTTTGTGGAGGCCAGAGCGGCGGTCCATGGGCTGAGCATGTACCAGGAGATAGGGTTCCAGAAGGACAGCCAGGGGGAGTATAAGGCATCCCAGTGCATCCACATGGACTGTCTCAG GTGGGTGAAGAGGGACAGTTACCTTCCTGTGGGCAGTCACAACCTCAAGGCGGCTGCCAAAGCCAAGTTGGGCTACGACCCCGTGGAGCTGGACCCTGAAGACATGTGCCGGATGGCCACCGAGCAGCCCCAG ACTCTGGCCACATACTCGGTGTCAGACGCGGTGGCCACGTACTACCTGTACATGAAGTACGTCCACCCCTTCATATTCGCCCTCTGCACCATTATCCCCATGGAGCCTGACGAG GTGCTGCGGAAGGGCTCCGGGACGCTGTGTGAGGCCTTGTTGATGGTGCAGGCCTTCCATGCCAACATCGTCTTCCCCAACAAGCAGGAGCAGGAGTTTAACAAGCTGACCGATGATGGCCACGTGCTGGATGCCGAGACCTATGTGGGTGGCCACGTGGAGGCCCTGGAGTCGGGCGTGTTCCGCAGTGACATCCCCTGCCGGTTCAGGATG AATCCTGCCGCCTTTGACTTCCTGCTGCAGCGGGTGGAGAAGACCATGCGTCATGCCATcgaggaagaggagaaggtgcCCATGGAGCAGGTCACCAACTTCCAAGAG GTGTGTGATCAGATTAAGACCAAGCTCACCTCCCTGAAAGATGTCCCAAACAGAATCGAGTGTCCCCTTATCTACCACCTGGATGTGGGGGCCATGTACCCCAACATCATCCTGACGAACCGCCTGCAG ccctctgccGTGGTGGACGAGGCCACCTGTGCTGCCTGTGACTTCAACAAGCCTGGAGCAGACTGCCAGAGGAAGATGGCCTGGCAGTGGAGGGGCGAGTTCA TGCCAGCCAGTCGCAGCGAGTACCATCGGATCCAGCACCAGCTGGAGTCAGAGAAGTTCCCTCCCTTGACTGCAGAGGGCCCAGCCCGGGCCTTTCACGAGCTGTCCCGCGAGGAGCAGGCTAAATATGAGAAGCGGAGGCTGTCAG ATTACTGCCGGAAGGCCTACAAGAAGATCCACGTGACCAGGGTGGAGGAGCGCCTCACCACCATCTGCCAGCGGGAGAACTCCTTCTATGTGGACACGGTGCGCGCCTTCCGGGACAGGCGCTATGAGTTCAAGGGTCTCCACAAG GTGTGGAAGAAGAAGCTGTCTGCGGCCGTGGAGGTGGGCGACGCCGCCGAAGTGAAGCGCTGCAAGAACATGGAGGTCCTGTACGACTCCCTGCAGCTGGCACACAAGTGCATCCTGAACTCCTTCTACGGCTACGTCATGCGCAAAGG GGCTCGCTGGTACTCCATGGAAATGGCAGGCATTGTCTGCTTCACGGGAGCCAACATCATAACCCAGGCGCGGGAACTGATCGAGCAGATCGG gaGGCCCTTAGAGCTGGACACAGATGGAATATGGTGCGTCCTGCCCAACAGCTTCCCTGAAAACTTTGTCATCAAGACGACCAGTGTAAAAAAACCCAAGGTGACCATCTCCTACCCTGGGGCCATGTTAAACATCATGGTCAAG GAAGGCTTCACCAATGATCAGTACCAggagctgactgagccagcctcgCTCACCTATGTCACCCGCTCAGAGAACAGCATCTTTTTTGAGGTTGATGGACCCTACCTTGCCATGATCCTTCCAGCCTCCAAGGAAGAGggcaagaaactgaagaagag ATATGCTGTCTTCAACGAGGACGGTTCCCTGGCTGAGCTAAAGGGCTTCGAGATCAAACGCCGGGGGGAGCTGCAGCTGATTAAAATCTTCCAGTCCTCAGTGTTTGAGGCCTTCCTCAAGGGCAGCACCCTAGAAGAAGTGTATGGCTCCGTCGCCAAGGTGGCTGACTACTGGCTGGACGTGCTGTACAGTAAG GCCGCGAACATGCCTGATTCTGAGCTGTTTGAGCTGATATCTGAGAACCGCTCCATGTCTCGGAAGCTGGAAGATTATGGGGAGCAGAAGTCCACGTCTATCAGCACAGCCAAGCGCCTGGCTGAGTTCCTGGGGGATCAGATGGTGAAGGACGCGGGGCTGAGCTGCCGCTACATCATCTCCCGGAAGCCCGAGGGCTCTCCAGTCACAGAGAG GGCCATCCCACTCGCCATTTTCCAGGCAGAGCCCATGGTGAGGAAGCATTTTCTCCGGAAATGGCTTAAGAGTTCTTCCCTCCAAGACTTCGATATTCGGACA ATCCTGGACTGGGACTACTACATTGAGCGGCTAGGGAGTGCCATACAGAAGATCATCACAATCCCTGCGGCCCTGCAGCAG GTGAAGAACCCGGTGCCACGCGTCAAGCACCCTGACTGGCTGCACAAGAAACTTCTGGAGAAGAATGACATCTGCAAGCAGAAGAAGATCAGTGAGCTTTTTGTCCTCGAAGGCCGGAGACAG GTGGGCGTGGCCCAGGCTCCAGAAGGCACCCAGAGCCTTGGTGCTCCGGACATGGAAGACCTCGGCCTGGCAAAGCCACCGCGCTCAGTGGTTCCTGTTGCCACCAGGAGGAAGCGCGTCCTCTGGGAGAGCCAGGGGGAGTCGCAGGACCTGGAGCTGACGGTGCCCTGGCAGGAGATCTTGGGGCCGCCTCCGGCCCTCGGGACCACGCAG GAAGAGTGGCTGGTCTGGCTCCGATTCCACAAGAAGAAGTGGCAGCTGCAGGCCCGGCAGCGCCTGGGTCGCAAGAAGAGGCGGCGTCTGGAAGTGGCAGAGGGTGACCCTCGGCCTGGGGCTGTCCGCGACAGGCCTGCCACCGGGCTGGGGGGCTTCTTGCAAAGAGCCGCCCGCAGCATTTTGGACCTTCCGTGGCAGATTGTGCAG ATCAGTGAGACCAGCCAGGCCGGCTTGTTCAGGCTGTGGGCCGTCATCAGCAGTGACTTGTACTGCATCAGGCTGAACATCCCCCGCCAGTTCTATGTTAACCAGCGGGTGGCTAAAGCCGAGGAGGGGCCTTCATACCGCAAG GTCAGTCGAGTGCTTCCTCGCTCCAACGTGGTCTACAACCTCTACGAGTACTCGGTGCCCGAGGACATGTATCAGGAACACGTCAACGAGATCAATACTGAATTGTCAGCCCCAGACATCGAGGGCGTGTACGAGACACAG GTTCCGTTATTGTTCCGGGCCCTGGTGCagctgggctgtgtgtgtgtggtcaatAAACAGATGGTGAGACACCTTTCAGGCCGAGAAGCAGAAACCTTTGCTCTCGAGCACCTGGAGATGCGCTCTCTGGCCCAGTTCAGCTACTTGGAACCAG GGAGCATCCGCCACCTCTACCTGTACCACCACGCGCAAGGCCACAAGGCGCTCTTTGGCCTGTTTGTGCCCTCCCAGCGCAGGGCGTCTGTGTTCGTGCTGGACACC GTGCGAAGCAACCAGATGCCCAGCCTCAGCGCCCTGTACACCTCGGAGCACAGCCTCCTGATGGAGAAGGTGGGCCCCGagctcctgcctccccccaaaCACACTTTTGAAGTTCGGGCTGAAACCGACTTGAAAACCATCTGCAGAGCCATCCAGCGCTTCCTGCTGGCCTACAag GAGGAGCGCCGTGGGCCCACACTCATCGCTGTTCAGTCCAACTGGGAGCTGAAGAGGCTGGCTGGCGAGGTGCCCGTCCTGGAGGACTTCCCGCTGGTGCCGGTCCGCGTGGCTGATAGGGTCAGCTATGGAGTCCTGGACTGGCAGCGCCTCGGTGCCCGGCGCATGATCCGCCACTACCTCAACCTGGACACCTGCCTGTCCCAGGCCTTCGAGATGAGCAG GTACTTCCACATCCCCATTGGGAACCTGCCCGAAGACATCTCCACCTTCGGCTCCGACCTCTTCTTTGCCCGCCACCTGCAGCGCCACAACCACCTGCTCTGGCTGTCCCCCACGGCGCGCCCTGACCTGGGCGGCAAGGAGGCCGACGACAATCGCCTCGTCATGGAGTTCGACGACCAGGCCAGCGTGGAGATCAACTGTCCGGGCTGCTACTCCACGC TGTGCGTGGAGCTGGACATCCAGAACCTGGCCGTCAACACCATCTTGCAGTCCCACCACATCAATGACATGGAGGGGGCTGACAGCGTGGGCATCAGCTTCGACGTGATCCAGCAGGCCTCCCTGGAGGACATGATCACCGGCAATCAGGCCGCCGGCACCCCGGCCAGCTACGATGAGACAGCCCTCTGCTCCAGCACGTTCAG GATCCTGAAGAGCATGGTGGTGGGCTGGGTGAAGGAGATCACACAGTACCGCAATATCTACGCTGACAACCAGGTGATGCACTTCTACCGCTGGCTCCGGTCCCCATCCTCGCTGCTGCACGACCCCGCCCTGCACCGCACGCTCCACAACATGATGAAGAAGCTCTTCCTGCA GCTCATCGCTGAGTTCAAGCGCTTGGGGTCCTCTGTCGTCTATGCCAACTTCAACCGCATCATCCTCTGCACGAAGAAGCGGCGGGTCGCAGACGCCATCGCCTACGTGGAGTACATCACCAACAG CGTCCACTCCAAAGAGATCTTCCATTCCTTGACGATTTCTTTCTCTCGGTGCTGGGAGTTTCTTCTCTGGATGGATCCCTCTAACTATGGTGGAATCAAAGGAAACGTCCCATCTAGTATTCACTGTGGACAG CAAGACTCCCgaaaagaaggcagagaggaggaggaggaggaggaggaggaaggtggggaggaagaggaggaggaggaaggtgccCAGGAGCCCGACGTGGAGGACATGCTGGAAAACAACTGGAACATCGTGCAGTTCCTGCCACAGGCAGCCTCCTGCCAGAGCTACTTCCTCATGATCGTTTCGG CATACATTGTGGCCGTGTACCACAGCATGAAGGAGGAGCTGAGGCGCAGTGTCCCGGGGAGCACCCCCCTGCGGAGGAGGGGGCCCAGCCAGCTCTCCCAAGAGGCCCAGGCGGTGGCCGGAGCCCTTCCTG GAGTGATCACCTTCTCTCAAGATTACGTGGCAAATGAACTCACTCAGAACTTCTTCACCATCACTCAGAAGATTCAGAAGAAAGTCACGGGTTCCCGGAACGCCACTGAGCTCTCAAAAATGTTCCCTGTCCTCCCTGGTTCTCACTTGCTGCTCAATAACCCTGCGCTGGAGTTCATCAAATACGTGTGCAAG GTTCTGTCTCTGGACACGAACATCACGAACCAGGTGAACAAGCTGAACCGGGACCTGCTGCGCCTGGTGGACGTTGGCGAGTTCTCAGAGGAGGCCCAGTTCCGAGACCCCTGCCGTTCCTACGTGCTCCCTGAGGTCATCTGCCGCAGCTGTAACTTCTGCCGGGACCTGGACCTGTGCAAAGAGCCCTCCTTCTCTCag GACGGGGCTGTGCTGCCTCAGTGGCTCTGCTCCAACTGCCTGGTTGCCTATGACTCATCAGTCATCGAGATGGCCCTGGTGGAAGCCATGCAGAAGAAACTGATGGCCTTCACTCTGCAGGACCTG ATCTGCCTCAAGTGCCGGGGTGTGAAGGAGACCAACATGCCTGTGTACTGCAGCTGTGCCGGGGACTTCGCCCTCACCATCCGCACCAAG GTCTTCATGGACCAGATTAGAATCTTCCAGAACATCGCCCAGCACTATGGCATGTCGTACCTCATGGAGACCCTGGAGTGGCTGCTGCAGAAGAACCTTCAGCTGGACCATTAG